AACCCGGCATGAAAGCAACTACAAAACGTTGAGATGTCGGAATGGCAGAAAAGGCCAGCCTCTCTGCCATTATTCAACCACTTATCCCGTTTCCTTTCAGTGACAAAACTCCCATTGATAAAACCCCGCTGAAGACCGGGCCTGAGATAACACGCTGCCCTGAGCCTCAGGTTGAAACGTTAAGGGACTGTTAAAATGTGCGTCTACCCGTCATGATGACCGTCATCAAAACGGAGAAATGTCGATACTATGCCCGTAAATTTTGACCTTAACGATCTTTATGCTTTCAGAGCGTTAGTGGAATATGGCAACTTTCGGGTTGCTGCTGAATCTATCTGTTTGTCCCCGTCAGCACTGAGCCGCAGGATTGAAAAACTGGAGGCGGCGCTGGGAACAAAGCTGTTTGACCGGACCACCCGCCACGTGGCTCTGACGTTGTACGGGCAGAACTTTGCTGAACGTTCAGCGCAGTTGCTTGATAACGTTGAGTCCATGCTGGCGGATATCGATAAAGTGAGCGAAGAGCGCACCGGGCTGGTTACCGTCGCTACGGTACCGTCTGCAGCCTGTTACTTTATGCCGGATGTTATACGTCGTTTTCAGTCCCGCTACCCGCGTGTCCGGATTAAGCTCATCGACAGCAGCGCAGGGAATGTCCTTGACGCTGTTGCCCGTAGCCAGGCGGATTTCGGGATCTGTTTCGCCGGGAGTTTGCCCTCTGAAATAGAGTTTTTCCCGCTTGTGGAAGATAGCTATGTCGCCGCATGCAGGCGCGATCACCCTCTGGCAAAAAAAAATCACCTGACATGGCAGGCGTTTTATGAGCAGGACTATATCATCCTCGACAAAACGTCAGGTAACCGTAACCTGCTCGACCGGTTGTTGGGGGACAGGGTTCCTGCGCGTCCCAGCGTCTGCGAAACGCGCCATGTGACCACGATGCTCGGTATGGTAGAGGCGGGGATCGGCATTGCTGCCGTTCCCGCCATGTCGATGCCAACGTCAGAGCACTCACTGTTGACATCTGTCCCGCTCCTGGCGCCGGAAGTGAAACGCACTGTGGGGCTTATCCGACGCCGGGGGCGCATCCAGTCTTACATTGCGGCTGAACTGGAAAAACACATTACTGAGCAGTACCGCGGGACGTGACGGGGCTTAATCCCGTGTCGCGGATCACGGCACTGGACTGTGTCGATGAAAGGTAACTCAGCAGCGCTTTCCCTTCGCCAGGATGGTCGGCGTGGCGGGTCACGGCGCCAGCAAAGCGGGTGATGTATTGCAGGTTGTCCGGGAGTTTGCCGATAAACGTCACCCCCGGAATCGGCAACAGTTCGCTGACCTGCTGGAAACCCACCGCGTATTTCCCTTTCGCCACTTCTTCGGCGACGGGGATGCGCTCAACCTTCGTTGCTTTACCCATCACCTCTTTTTCAATCCCCAGCGTTTTGAACAGCTTCTGGCTGACGTATCTGCCGCTGGCGCTGTCGGAGTAGGCGATAGATCCGGCCTGAAGCAGCGTGTGGCGAAGTTTCGCCTCATTACCGATATCCGGGACGTCATCGCCTTTTTTTACCACCATACCGACAGGGGAGTCAGCAAGTTCCGTGCGTGAGCCAGGCTGAGTCAGGTTGTCCTTTTCGAGCGTTGCCAGCGCATCGCCCACCATGATTACCACGTCGGCTTTTTCCCCGCGCGCAAGTCGGTTAGGAATTGCCTGCGGAGTCGTCCCCATAGACGGGCCGGGAACGAGCACAATGTTATCGCCGGTCTGGCGTTCATATTCCGGTGCCAGCTTTTCAAGGGCGGCTTTAAAACCGCCTGAGATCATGACCGTCACCTCTTTTGCGGAGGCGCAGAAGCTCAGGGCGGTCATTATCAACGCGCTGGTGGTCAGCCGAGGGATCAGTCTCATGCCGCCCCCTCTGATTTCACGGTATTTTGCAGCGTCACTGCACGACGACGATACAGGTAGAGTGTGGCCAGCAGGGCACACACTGCGGCGAAACCCATCCAGTATCCGGGAGAGGCTTTATCCCCGGTATATTCAATCAGCGCGGTAGACATCACCGGGGTGAATCCCCCAAATACCGCCGTTGCCAGACTGTAGGCCAGAGAGAACCCCGCCACCCGAACTTCAGAAGGCATGATCTCCGTGAGTGCCGGGATCATCGCACCATTGTAAAGGCCATAGAGGAAAGAGAGCCACAGCAGGACGCTTAGCATCATTGAGAAGCTCGGTGCTTGCGCCAGCAGCGTCAGCGCCGGGTAGCTTGTCGCCAGTGCCAGCAGCGTCATGGCGATAAGCACCGGTTTACGCCCAAAGCGGTCCGACAGCGCACCGCCCACCGGCAGCCAGATAAAGTTAGAAATTGCGACCAGAAGCGTGACCAGCAGGCTGTCCGAGGCGCTGAGCATCAGTACTTTTTTCCCGAAAGTCGGCGCGTAAACGGTGATCAGATAAAAGGCCGTAGTGGTCATCGCCACCATCAGCATGCCGGCAATGACCACCTGCCAGTTACCGAGCAGGGTTCTAAAGACCTGATGCATCTCCAGATGATGGCGGCGCGCGCTGAACTCCTCTGTCTCCTCCAGCTTGCGGCGCAGGAAAAAGATAAAGGGGACGATTAAACAGCCGACCAGGAACGGAATACGCCAGCCCCATTCACGAATGGCGCTCTCTGCCATTAGCGCGTTCAGGGCAAACCCCATGGCTGCCGCAACCATAATCGCGACCTGCTGGCTGCCGGACTGCCAGCTGGTGTAGAAACCTTTGCGGCCGGGTGTGGCAATTTCAGCCAGATAGACCGACACGCCACCCAGCTCCGCTCCGGCAGAAAACCCCTGCAATAGTCGGCCTGACAGCACCAGTAACGGTGCCCACAGACCTATGCTGTGATAAGACGGAATAAGCACAATCAGGAAGGTTCCCGCCGCCATAATCGACAGAGTCACGATCAATCCTTTTCTGCGTCCAACCTTGTCGATATAGGCACCCAGTACGATTGCCCCGATGGGACGCATTAAAAAACCTGCGCCGAAGACGGCGAACGTCATCATCAGGGAAGCAAATTCACTGCTCGCCGGGAAAAAGGTATGCGCGATGTAGGTCGCATAAAAGCCGAAGAGAAAGAAGTCGAATTGCTCGAGAAAGTTGCCGGACGTAACGCGAAATATCGCGCCTGCTTTCGTGCGAAGGGTTGCAGGTGAGGTTGAGGAAAACATGGTTATCTCCAGTTTATTGTTGACGTTTTGCTCGTCTGTTTCTGAAAACTGGATCAACTACCCCAAATTTATAAGCGCAATTAATACAAGGACTGATGCATTTAACGCATCAATGGTGAAGAGCCGATCGGGAGGGATTGCTGTAACAACAACTTAACAATTAATTGATTTTTTATTCACCAATTTGGGCGCGCCCCTGATAATGCTGTTTTGTGACATCGCGCAGAGGCGACATGGGTAGCAAAGAAGACAAAAGCCAGGCGATGCCTGGCTTTTTACCATAACTTATCGCAATGCGTTGGCAATCGCACTGAACATCAGGGATGCCTCAAGCGGCTGCGCGCTGAACGACGGTTCCGCCTGCGGCCAGGTTGACCATTGAACGATCACCAGATTCTCCGTTGGGTTCACCATGATCATCTGACCGAAGATCCCCAGCGCCCACAGAGAGCCTTTCAGTGAATCCTGAACCGCAGGGCTGACGTGTTGGGCATTGGCGGGAACCTCATTGTTCCACCATTGGTAGCCGTAAAGGCCGTCTGGATGGGCGTCAGATACCGAGCCTTTCGCGTGCGTCCAGTCGGACGAGTGCTGAACCCAGTTGTCTGGCAGGATCTGTTTGCCGTCTGGCAGGGTGCCGTTGTGCAGGATAAACTCCCCGAAGCGACCCCAGTCTTCCAGCGTGGCGTTAAAGCCATGCGCGCCGACGTCGTGCTGGCCCTTACTGTAGGCGTGCCACACGCCGTCGCTCGCCATGCCGTATGGCTGCCAGATGCTTTTCTCGAGGTACGCCGCCAGCGTCATGCCGGTGGCGCGCTCAAGGACATCCCCCAGCAGCCATGCGCCGCCGGATGAGTAAGACCAGTTTTCCCCGGCAGGGTGTTCACGATGTAAACCGGAGACCAGTTTGCGCACGCAGTCATAGGTGCCAGGTTTGGCTTCGCACTCGGTGAGCTGGGCGAAATCCGATTTCGGGTTGGTGTAATCCTCGTTCCACGCCACGCCGGAGGTATGGGTGATCAGCTGTTTTAACGTCACGCCGTCCCAGGCGGTGCCTTTTAAATCCGGTTCGTACTGCGTAACAAGATCGTCGAGCGAGTGGATCTTGCCTTCTTTAATCGCCACGCCTACCAGCGCCGAAACGACCGATTTCCCTACAGAACGAGACGTCCAGAGCGTGGAGTCGGTATTGCCTTCACCCAGATACTTCCACGCGACTTTGCCGTCTTTCAGCACCAGCATACCGCTGACGTTCTGGCGCTTAAGGTAATCCTGAAGATTGTAGGTTTTGCCATTAACCTGGTAGCTGGCGTCTTTCAGCGGTTTTTCTGCGGCCAGCAACGGGGTGGCATTACCATGACGGAACACGTCGCCCGCGTAGTTGCGGTAGTCATTGCGAAAGCCGACAACGCGATCGCTTTGGCTCCAGGTGAGCATGCTGTGCGTGTCGGGCAGTTTTGCATCAAACGGAGCCGGACAGGTCTCCAGGTCGGTGCCTTCACAGGCCGCCATGGCGACAGGAGAGAGCAGGCTGGTGAAGACAAGGCCCGCGAGCAGTGTGAAATTTAACGATTTATTTTTCATGGTTTTCTCGTATGGGTTAAGAATGCCTTCAGTTTAAGAACCTGCGGCCTATAATAAAAAGCGCGTAATGGGGGAAAATCCCCCGTATTTTTGATAAGGATGCAACGTGGCGACGTTACTCTATTCCTTTGCTCAACTGGAGGCGTTCACCGCCGTGGCGGAGCACGGGAGCCTGATGAAGGCGGCGGGTAAACTGGGTAAAGACCGGACGACCCTGCGCGATCTGATTGATTTTCTCGAAGATGGTCTGGGCTACGCGCTCTTCGAGCGGGAAGGGCGCACTCTGCGGTTAACCCCGGAAGGGGAGCAGCTCCGACGGCAGGCGCACCTGCTGATGCGCCAGGTAAAAGCCTTTGAGGCCTTTGCGAAAGAGGTGCCTGAAAGCGCCACGCAGGAAATTTCCCTTGTCTACGATCCCTTTACGCCCAGGGCGTTTTTGCAGGCACTGATAGGCGTGATGGCCGGGCAAAACGTCCGGTTGAGCCTGAAGAGTGCCTCGCGGGATGAGGCCGAGGCGATGCTGGCCAGCGGTCAGGCCGATCTGGGGATCTGTCAGGCGCGCAACCGCAGCGTGGGCAGTGACATGGAGTGGCGCGCTCTGGGCGCAATCGATATGGATTTCTATGCCTCGAAGGCGCGTTTTGCGTCGGCCACGCCGCCGCTTTCGCTGCTTGACCTCTCTCTTGTGCCGCAGGTCGTGATGCACGACGCCTCTGACGAACCGGTGGCACGTCGCCTGCAAATCTCCGGGCATACGATTTTTACCAATGAACTGGAGATGCTTCGCGGCCTGCTGGAGCAGGGATGCGGCTGGGGATTTTTGCCGACGCACCTGCAGGCGACGCAGTGGAAAAACGTCAAAAGGCTGCACACCGAAGTGGGCAGCCAGGGAATCAGCCAGACGATGGTCACCATCTGGAAACCGGGCAGCGACAAGCGCGGGACTATCGATCGTACGCTGTCGCTGCTGCCGACGCTGTGGCAAAAAAGCATGCGCCAGGCCGGGTAAGCGCGGCGCTACCCGGCATTATGCTCAGCGCTGTGAACAACCTTTGCACTGTTGGTTCTGGATCTGCTGGAAGAAGTCGTTGCCTTTGTCATCCACAAGGATAAACGCCGGGAAGTTCTCGACCTCAATTTTCCAGATAGCCTCCATACCCAGTTCAGGATACGCCACGCACTCAAGGCTTTTGATGCTGTTTTGCGCCAGCACCGCCGCCGGGCCGCCGATGCTGCCCAGGTAGAACCCGCCGTGCTGGTGGCAGGCATCCGTCACCTGCTGGCTGCGGTTGCCTTTTGCCAGCATGATCATGCTCGCGCCGTGGGATTGCAGTAAATCCACATACGAGTCCATACGGCCTGCGGTCGTTGGTCCAAGCGAGCCTGACGCGTAGCCTTCCGGCGTTTTGGCCGGGCCCGCGTAATAGATCGGGTGATCTTTCACGTACTGCGGCAGTTCTTCACCCTTGTCGAGCAGCTCTTTCAGCTTCGCGTGGGCGATGTCGCGCGCCACGATAATGGTGCCGCTCAGCGACAGGCGGGTTGAAACCGGGTGAGCCGAGAGCTGCGCGAGGATCTCAGCCATCGGCTTGTTCAGATCGATGCTGACCACGTCGCCTTCACCCTGCTGGCGCAGCGATTCAGGAATATACTGGCCCGGATTATGTTCCAGCTTCTCGATCCAAATCCCGTCGCGGTTGATTTTCGCCTTGATGTTGCGATCTGCCGAACAGGAAACGCCCATGCCGATCGGGCAGGATGCGCCGTGGCGCGGCAGGCGGATCACGCGGATATCGTGGGCGAAGTATTTCCCGCCGAACTGCGCGCCAAGGCCGAGGTTTTGGGCTTCCTGAAGCAGTTCCTGTTCAAGCTGCACGTCGCGGAACGCCTGACCGTGCGCGTTCCCTTCGACAGGCAGACCGTCGTAGTAGCGGGTTGAGGCCAGTTTGACGGTTTTCAGCGTGCTTTCCGCCGACGTGCCGCCAATCACGAACGCAATATGGTAAGGCGGGCAGGCCGCCGTGCCCAGGGTCCGCATTTTCTCAACCAGGTAGTTTTTCAGCTTCGCCGGGGTAATCAGCGCCTTGGTTTCCTGATAAAGATAGGTTTTGTTGGCTGAACCGCCGCCTTTCGCCATGCACAGGAATTTATACTCGTCGCCATCGACGCTATACAGATCGATCTGCGCTGGCAGGTTGGTGCCGGTGTTGACCTCCTGATACATATCCAGCGCCGCGTTCTGGGAATAGCGCAGGTTGTCCTCGATGTAGGTGTTGTAGACGCCCTGGCTCAGCGCGGCTTCATCGCCGCCTTCGGTCCACACGCGCTGGCCTTTTTTCCCCATGATGATGGCGGTGCCGGTGTCCTGACAGGTTGGCAGCACGCCTTTGGCCGCGATTTCAGAGTTGCGCAGGAACTGCAGGGCGACGTATTTGTCGTTTTCGCTGGCCTCAGGGTCGTTAAGAATGGCCGCGACCTGCCGCTGGTGCGACGGACGCAGCATGAACGCGGCATCGTGGAAGGCGTGTTGCGCCAGCAGCGTAAGCGCCTGCGGCTCAACTTTCAGGATCTCCTGACCCTCAAAGTCGGCCACGGAGACATACTCTTTGGTCAGCAGATAGTATTCGGTGTCGTCGTGAGACAGCGGGAAGGGGTTTTGGTACACAAAGGGCTTATTCGACATACTCAACTCCAAAATCTGTTTTTGACTGATGGCGCTTCGCTTATCAGGCCTACAACATCAAAGCATGATGAGAACGGGTAGGCCCGGTAACCTTGCGCCACCGGGCATTGTTCTTAGAACATCATGGACATCCACGGATAGCCAATCAGCAGCAGGGCCGCCAGGAAGATGGCACCGAAGATGGTGCCCAGACGCCAGTAGTCTTTAGTTGGCAGGTAGCCGCTACCGTAGTAAATCGGGCTTGGACCCGTACCGTAAGGGGTAATGATCCCCATCACGCCCAGGGAAGTGACCATCAGCAGGACAAACACTTCCATATTCATGCCCGGGATGGTGGAGGCGATAGTCAGCATTGCAGGCAGCAGCGCCGTGGTGTGCGCGGTGGTGCTGGCAAACAGATAGTGCAGCAGGTAGAACGCCAGCAGCAGAACAATGGTTGCCACGCCCGGTGAAATACCGCTCATCAGCATGCCGCCTTCTTTGCCCAGCCAGCTGATAAAGCCGGTAGAGGAGAGGCCATCTGCCAGCGCCACCAGGGTAGCGAACCAGACGAAGGTATTCCATGCCGCTTTGTTGCCGGTGATGTCGTTCCACTCCAGCACGCCTGTCCACAGCATCAGGCCGACGATTAACAGAGCCGCCATGGCCGGTTCAATCCACGCCGCCGCGAAGATCCACATCATCAGCGCACAGCAGACGAACACCAGCAGCAGGATTTCGTTGCGCGACAGTTTGCCCAGTTTTTCCAGTTCACGGGTCGCCCACAGCGGCACTTCGTTGTTCACTTTCACTTCTGGCGGGTAGAACCAGTAGGCCAGCAGCGGCATGGTCAGGATCAGCAAGATACCCAGCGGCAGGAAGGCGAGGAACCAGGTTCCCCAGGAGATATCAATACCCACCGTACTTTTCACCAGGGCCAGCGCCAGCAGGTTGGGTGCCAGCGCGGAAAGGAACATGGAACTGGTGATACAGGCCGCAGTAATGGCAACCCACATCAGGTACGAGCCGATCTTGCGCGCGCTCGGGTCATTTGGTTTTGAACCGTACAGCGGTGGCAGGTTGGCGATAATCGGGTAGATGGTCCCGCCGCTGCGCGCGGTATTGGACGGCGTGAACGGGGCCAGCAGCAGGTCTGCGAAGGTAATGGCGTAACCGAGCGTCAGGCTGCGGCGGCCAAGATACTTCACCAGAATCAGCGCCAGACGGCGGCCAAAGCGGGTTTTGTCGTAGCCCGCGGCGAACATAAAGGCGCCAAAAATCAGCCACACGGTAGAGTTACCAAACCCGCTCACCGCCCACTTAAAGGAGGCACCCGCCAGTTTGAATTTCGTGTCCGCCAGCTGTTCCGGACTGAACAGTACCCACTGGCTGCAGAGCGCAATCGCCACTACGCCAGTCAGGCCAATAACCGCGCCCGGCAGGGGCTCGAAGATTAACCCGACAATCACGCCGACGAAGATGGCGAAGTAGTGCCAGGCATAAGGAGGCAACCCGTCAGGGACGGGAACAAACAGCAGAAGTATGGCGACCACGATCGGCAGCGCCATCATCAGCAGACGTTTTGCCTTTCCGTCAGATGCTTTACTCGCCGCAGGAGGCGTTACAGCAGTTTTTGTATTCATAGTGTCACGTCTTAAGTTGTAAAAAATTCGGCTCAGGGTGAATACACACTTCCGCGTTCTTTTAAGGGTTCGCTTTTTTTAGTTATTTAAGGTGCGGTTTGTCTATTCAGTAATAGCGATTTAACGCATTTCTGAATGCGCTAAATTAAAAAATGATGATATTTATATATTGCGCCTTTAGAGTCCAATTCTATTGATCGCGATCAAATAAATAGAATTGAGGGAGTATTTTTAAACTTTTTAAAATAACCACTCCGGCTTATGTGGGTATTATGGGTTTTTGAGACTAAATTTATCATATTGATAACAATCTTATGTGTGGTGTGGGTTTATGTTATTAATTTTAATGTATTTTTATTGGTTGTGGGGTAATGGTAAGGCCATTTGTCGATTAACATGTTTTAAATAATTGTGAATTACTGAAACATTGTTACTAACACCAATGTATTACGAATGTTATTTCAGGGATTAAATAGTTTTATAACTAACGTAATAGCTTTAGAAACTAAAAAAATCTTTATATTAGTATTATGACATCGGCATAAAAAAACGAAATAAAACCGCGCCCGATAACGAATTCTTAATTTCTAAAGTTTGGAGTTTTTATTATGAACACTAACGAACGCATGTTGAGTCCTTTCACTCTGCCGAATGGTACCGAACTGAAAAACCGTTTGTTAATGGCGCCAATGACCACCTGCACCGGCTATTACGATGGTTCCGTGACCAGCGAGCTGGTGGAGTACTACCGGGCGCGGTCAGGAAGCATCGGCACAATCATCGTTGAGTGCTGTTTTGTCGACGATCTGGGCCTCGCTTTCCCCGGCGCGATTGGTATCGATAACGACGAAAAAATTGCCGGGCTGGCAAAAATTGCGGAGGCCATCAAATCCAAAGGCTCCAGAGCGTTACTGCAGATCTACCACGGCGGCCGCATGGTCGACCCGAAGCTGATTGGTGGCCGCACGCCGGTTGGGCCGAGCGCTGTTGCCGCGCCGCGTGAGGGGGCCGCAACGCCGGTTGCCCTGACCACCGAAGAAGTGGAAGGGATGATCGTTAAGTTTGGCGACGCGGTGCGTCGCGCGATTCAGGCCGGCTTTGACGGCGTCGAGATCCACGGTGCCAACACCTACCTGATTCAGCAGTTCTATTCCCCTAACTCTAACCAGCGTGACGACGAGTGGGGCGGCAGCCGCGATAAGCGCGCCAGATTCCCGCTGGCGGTGCTGGACATCACCCATAAAATGGTGCGCCAGTACGCGGACGATGCTTTCATCATTGGCTACCGTTTCTCACCCGAAGAGATGGAAGTGCCCGGGATCCGCTTCGACGACACCCTGTACCTGCTGGAAAAACTGGCGGCGCGCGGCGTGGATTACCTGCACTTCTCCGTCGGCGCAACCCTGCGTCCGTCCATCGTGGATACCAAGGATCCAACGCCGCTTATCGAAAAATATCTCGCGATGCGCTCTGACACCCTGGCTCAGGTGCCGGTGATGGGCGTGGGTGGCGTGGTGAACGCGTCTGACGTCAATGAAGCGCTGGACCACGGCTACGATCTGATTGCCGTAGGCCGTGCGACCATCGCCTACCCGGACTGGACCGACCGCATTGCCGCGGGCGAAAACCTTGAGCTGTTTATGGACAGCACACAGCGTGAAGCGTTGAACATCCCGGAACCGCTGTGGCGTTTCTCGCTGGTCGAAGCCATGATCCGCGACATGAGCATGGGCGAATCCAAATTCAAACCGGGCACGTTTGTTGAGAAAGTCCAGGATGACACCAACGAGCTGGTAATCAACGTTAGCCTGGAGACCGACCGCATTGCCGATATCGAACTGGCTTCCGGCCCGGAGGATAACGTTGAGTTTGTCACCAGCTTCGAAGAGATCCGCACCCGCATCCTTGATGCTAACACCCCGCACGTCGATGCCATTACCGGCGCGACAAGCCAGAGCGAAGCGGTGAAAAAAGCCGTTTCCAAAGCGATGCTGAAATCCAGTAAAGCGCTGGCGGCAGAGGAGGGGGCGGACCCGAACGAAATCAAATCTTTTGATGTTGTCGTGATCGGCAGCGGCGGTGCGGGGCTGGCAGCGGCCATTCAGGCCCACGATGAAGGCGCGAGCGTGCTGATCGTCGAGAAAATGCCGACCATTGGCGGTAATACCATCAAAGCCTCCGCCGGGATGAACGCGGCAGAAACCCGCTTCCAGCGTGTAAAAGGGATCCAGGACAGCAAAGCGCTGTTCTACAAGGAGACCCTGAAAGGCGGCGGCAACAAGAACAACCCGGAACTGCTGCATCGCTTCGTTGAGAACGCGCCTGAGGCCATCGAATGGCTGGCAACACGCGGTATCATGCTGAACGACATCACTACCACCGGCGGGATGAGCATCGACCGCACCCACCGTCCAAAAGACGGCTCCGCGGTGGGGGGCTATCTGATCAGCGGCCTGGTGCGCAATATCAACAAACGCAATATCGACGTGATGCTCGACACCTCCGTCAGCGACATCCTGTTTGAAAACGGTGAAGTGACCGGCGTACGGCTGACCACCGAAGAGAACGAAACCTTCACCGTCGATGCGAAAAGCGTCATTGTGGCGACCGGCGGCTTTAGCGCAAACAGCCAGATGGTGGTCAAATACCGTCCTGACCTCGACGGGTTTGTGACCACAAACCATAAAGGGGCCACCGGCGGCGGCATCGCCCTGCTGGAACGTATTGGCGCGGGCACCGTGGATATGGGTGAAATTCAGATCCACCCAACCGTTGAGCAGAACACCTCGTACCTGATTTCTGAATCCATTCGCGGTGGTGGGGCGATTCTGGTAAGCCAGCAGGGTAACCGCTTCTTCAATGAAATGGAGACCCGCGATAAAGTCTCCGCGCAGATTATTGCCCTGCCGGAGAAATACGCTTACATCGTCTTTGACGAGCATGTTCGTACCAAAAACAAAGCGGCGGATGAGTATATTGCCAAAGGCT
This region of Enterobacter cancerogenus genomic DNA includes:
- the tcuC gene encoding MFS transporter; amino-acid sequence: MFSSTSPATLRTKAGAIFRVTSGNFLEQFDFFLFGFYATYIAHTFFPASSEFASLMMTFAVFGAGFLMRPIGAIVLGAYIDKVGRRKGLIVTLSIMAAGTFLIVLIPSYHSIGLWAPLLVLSGRLLQGFSAGAELGGVSVYLAEIATPGRKGFYTSWQSGSQQVAIMVAAAMGFALNALMAESAIREWGWRIPFLVGCLIVPFIFFLRRKLEETEEFSARRHHLEMHQVFRTLLGNWQVVIAGMLMVAMTTTAFYLITVYAPTFGKKVLMLSASDSLLVTLLVAISNFIWLPVGGALSDRFGRKPVLIAMTLLALATSYPALTLLAQAPSFSMMLSVLLWLSFLYGLYNGAMIPALTEIMPSEVRVAGFSLAYSLATAVFGGFTPVMSTALIEYTGDKASPGYWMGFAAVCALLATLYLYRRRAVTLQNTVKSEGAA
- a CDS encoding LysR family transcriptional regulator, which encodes MPVNFDLNDLYAFRALVEYGNFRVAAESICLSPSALSRRIEKLEAALGTKLFDRTTRHVALTLYGQNFAERSAQLLDNVESMLADIDKVSEERTGLVTVATVPSAACYFMPDVIRRFQSRYPRVRIKLIDSSAGNVLDAVARSQADFGICFAGSLPSEIEFFPLVEDSYVAACRRDHPLAKKNHLTWQAFYEQDYIILDKTSGNRNLLDRLLGDRVPARPSVCETRHVTTMLGMVEAGIGIAAVPAMSMPTSEHSLLTSVPLLAPEVKRTVGLIRRRGRIQSYIAAELEKHITEQYRGT
- the fumA gene encoding class I fumarate hydratase FumA: MSNKPFVYQNPFPLSHDDTEYYLLTKEYVSVADFEGQEILKVEPQALTLLAQHAFHDAAFMLRPSHQRQVAAILNDPEASENDKYVALQFLRNSEIAAKGVLPTCQDTGTAIIMGKKGQRVWTEGGDEAALSQGVYNTYIEDNLRYSQNAALDMYQEVNTGTNLPAQIDLYSVDGDEYKFLCMAKGGGSANKTYLYQETKALITPAKLKNYLVEKMRTLGTAACPPYHIAFVIGGTSAESTLKTVKLASTRYYDGLPVEGNAHGQAFRDVQLEQELLQEAQNLGLGAQFGGKYFAHDIRVIRLPRHGASCPIGMGVSCSADRNIKAKINRDGIWIEKLEHNPGQYIPESLRQQGEGDVVSIDLNKPMAEILAQLSAHPVSTRLSLSGTIIVARDIAHAKLKELLDKGEELPQYVKDHPIYYAGPAKTPEGYASGSLGPTTAGRMDSYVDLLQSHGASMIMLAKGNRSQQVTDACHQHGGFYLGSIGGPAAVLAQNSIKSLECVAYPELGMEAIWKIEVENFPAFILVDDKGNDFFQQIQNQQCKGCSQR
- a CDS encoding LysR family transcriptional regulator, coding for MATLLYSFAQLEAFTAVAEHGSLMKAAGKLGKDRTTLRDLIDFLEDGLGYALFEREGRTLRLTPEGEQLRRQAHLLMRQVKAFEAFAKEVPESATQEISLVYDPFTPRAFLQALIGVMAGQNVRLSLKSASRDEAEAMLASGQADLGICQARNRSVGSDMEWRALGAIDMDFYASKARFASATPPLSLLDLSLVPQVVMHDASDEPVARRLQISGHTIFTNELEMLRGLLEQGCGWGFLPTHLQATQWKNVKRLHTEVGSQGISQTMVTIWKPGSDKRGTIDRTLSLLPTLWQKSMRQAG
- a CDS encoding serine hydrolase domain-containing protein gives rise to the protein MKNKSLNFTLLAGLVFTSLLSPVAMAACEGTDLETCPAPFDAKLPDTHSMLTWSQSDRVVGFRNDYRNYAGDVFRHGNATPLLAAEKPLKDASYQVNGKTYNLQDYLKRQNVSGMLVLKDGKVAWKYLGEGNTDSTLWTSRSVGKSVVSALVGVAIKEGKIHSLDDLVTQYEPDLKGTAWDGVTLKQLITHTSGVAWNEDYTNPKSDFAQLTECEAKPGTYDCVRKLVSGLHREHPAGENWSYSSGGAWLLGDVLERATGMTLAAYLEKSIWQPYGMASDGVWHAYSKGQHDVGAHGFNATLEDWGRFGEFILHNGTLPDGKQILPDNWVQHSSDWTHAKGSVSDAHPDGLYGYQWWNNEVPANAQHVSPAVQDSLKGSLWALGIFGQMIMVNPTENLVIVQWSTWPQAEPSFSAQPLEASLMFSAIANALR
- a CDS encoding substrate-binding domain-containing protein; amino-acid sequence: MRLIPRLTTSALIMTALSFCASAKEVTVMISGGFKAALEKLAPEYERQTGDNIVLVPGPSMGTTPQAIPNRLARGEKADVVIMVGDALATLEKDNLTQPGSRTELADSPVGMVVKKGDDVPDIGNEAKLRHTLLQAGSIAYSDSASGRYVSQKLFKTLGIEKEVMGKATKVERIPVAEEVAKGKYAVGFQQVSELLPIPGVTFIGKLPDNLQYITRFAGAVTRHADHPGEGKALLSYLSSTQSSAVIRDTGLSPVTSRGTAQ
- a CDS encoding anion permease; amino-acid sequence: MNTKTAVTPPAASKASDGKAKRLLMMALPIVVAILLLFVPVPDGLPPYAWHYFAIFVGVIVGLIFEPLPGAVIGLTGVVAIALCSQWVLFSPEQLADTKFKLAGASFKWAVSGFGNSTVWLIFGAFMFAAGYDKTRFGRRLALILVKYLGRRSLTLGYAITFADLLLAPFTPSNTARSGGTIYPIIANLPPLYGSKPNDPSARKIGSYLMWVAITAACITSSMFLSALAPNLLALALVKSTVGIDISWGTWFLAFLPLGILLILTMPLLAYWFYPPEVKVNNEVPLWATRELEKLGKLSRNEILLLVFVCCALMMWIFAAAWIEPAMAALLIVGLMLWTGVLEWNDITGNKAAWNTFVWFATLVALADGLSSTGFISWLGKEGGMLMSGISPGVATIVLLLAFYLLHYLFASTTAHTTALLPAMLTIASTIPGMNMEVFVLLMVTSLGVMGIITPYGTGPSPIYYGSGYLPTKDYWRLGTIFGAIFLAALLLIGYPWMSMMF